CGCTCATTCTGCGTGATAAAGACAACACTCAGCGCTTTCTGGAGGAGGAGGCCGAGAAGATGAAGCAGGTGGCGGAGGAGGCAGCACGGCTGAGTGTGGCGGCCCAGGAGGCCGCCCGCCTGCGGCAGCTAGCAGAGGAAGACCTGGCTCAGCAGCGGGCGCTGGCTGAAAAGATGCTGAAGGAAAAGATGCAGGCGGTGCAGGAGGCCACAAGGCTCAAGGCCGAGGCGCAGCTGCTGCAGCAGCAGAAGGAGCTTGCACAGGAGCAGGCGCGGCGGCTACAGGAGGACAAGGAGCAGATGGCGCAGCAACTGGTGCAGGAGACTCAGGGTTTCCAGCGCACCCTGGAGGCGGAGCGCCAGCGGCAGCTGGAGATGAGCGCAGAGGCTGAGCGCTTGAAGCTGCGCGTGGCCGAGATGAGCCGGGCCCAAGCCCGGGCGGAGGAGGATGCCCAGCGCTTCCGTAAGCAGGCTGAGGAGATAGGTGAGAAGCTGCACCGCACTGAGCTCGCCACGCAAGAGAAGGTGACACTAGTGCAGACGCTGGAGATCCAGCGGCAGCAGAGCGACCAAGATGCCGATCGCCTGCGGGAGGCCATTGCTGAGCTGGAGCGGGAGAAGGAGAAGCTCAGGGAGGAGGCCAGGTCACTACAGCTCAAGTCCGAGGAGGTACTGGCCTCACCACTCGCACACAGGTGGGCGGGCAGGCCTGGGTGGGGTGTCCCCAGGGCCCCGATGTCCCTGACCATCCTCCCCTTTCACAGATGCAGACCGTGCAGCAGGAACAGCTGCTACAGGAGACGCAGGCCCTGCAGCAGAGCTTCCTCTCAGAGAAAGACAGCCTGCTGCAGCGGGAACGCTTCATCGAGCAGGAGAAGGCCAAGCTGGAGCGGCTCTTCCAGGATGAGGTGGCCAAGGCTCAGGAGCTGCGTGAGGagcagcggcggcagcagcagcagatggagcaggagaagcagcagctgcTGGCCAGCATGGAGGAGGCCCGGCGGCAGCAGCGTGAGGCTGAAGAGGGCGTGCGGCGCAAGCAGGAGGAGCTGCAGCGCCTggagcagcagcggcagcagcaggaGAAGCTGCTGGCCGAGGAGAACCAGAGGTTGCGCGAGCGGCTACAGCAGCTGGAAGAGGAGCACCGGGCTGCATTGGCACACTCGCAGGTTGTGGCCTCCAAAATCCTACCTAACGGCCGGGATGCACCCGACGGCCCAGCCACAGACGCGGAGCCCGAGCACGCCTTCGATGGTCTGCGGCGGAAGGTGCCAGCCCAGCGGCTACAAGAGGTAGGCATCCTGAGCATGGAGGAGGTACAGCGCCTGGAGCAGGGCCACACCACGGTGGCCCAGCTCTCGCAGCGGGAGGACGTGCGCCGCTACCTGCAGGGCCGCAGCAGCATCGCAGGGCTGCTACTGGAGCCAACCGGTGAGAAGCTGAGTGTGTATGCCGCCCTGCAGAGGCAGCTTCTGAGCCCAGGCACAGCCCTCATCCTGCTTGAGGCTCAGGCGGCCTCAGGCTTCCTCCTGGATCCCGTGCGGAACCGTCGGCTGACTGTCAATGAGGCCGTGAAGGAGGGCCTGGTGGGCCCCGAGCTGCATCATAAGCTGCTGTCGGCCGAGCGCGCCGTCACTGGCTACAAGGACCCTTACACTGGGGAGCAGATCTCCCTGTTCCAGGCCATGAAAAAGGACCTGATCGTCAGGGACCACGGCATCCGCCTGCTGGAGGCCCAGATCGCCACGGGCGGCATCATCGACCCGGTGCACAGCCACCGCGTGCCCGTGCATGTGGCCTACCAGCGTGGCTATTTTGACGAGGAAATGAACCGTGTGCTGGCGGACCCGAGCGACGACACCAAGGGCTTCTTTGACCCCAACACGCACGAGAACCTCACCTACCTACAGCTGATGGAGCGCTGTGTGGAGGACTCTGAGACTGGCCTGCGCCTCCTGCCACTCACAGACCAGGCCGCTAAGGGTGGTGAGCTAGTCTACACTGACTCAGAGGCCCGGGACGTGTTTGAGAAGGCTACTGTGTCCGCACCATTTGGCAAGTTCCAGGGCAGGACGGTGACCATCTGGGAGCTCATCAACTCTGAGTATTTCACGGCGGAGCAGCGGCGGGACCTGCTGCGTCAGTTCCGCACAGGCAAGGTGACTGTGGAGAAGATCATCAAAATCGTCATCACTGTGGTTGAGGAACACGAGCAGAAAGGCCAGCTCTGCTTTGAGGGTCTGCGCGCCCTGGTGCCCGCCGCCGAGCTGCTAGACAGCCAGGTCATCAACCGTGACCTCTATCGCCAGCTGCAGAGGGGCGAACGCTCAGTGCAAGAGGTAGCTGAGGTGGACGCTGTGCGACAGGCTCTGCGGGGCACCAACGTCATCGCAGGTGTGTGGCTGGAGGAGGCAGGGCAGAAGCTGAGCATCTACGAAGCCCTGAAAAAAGAATTATTGCAGCCAGAGGTGGCTGTGGCCCTGCTGGAGGCCCAGGCTGGCACCGGGCACATCATTGACCCCGCCACAAGCGCCCGGCTCACCGTAGACGACGCCGTGCGCGCTGGCCTGGTGGGGCCTGAGCTGCACGAGAAGCTGCTGTCGGCTGAGAAGGCTGTGACAGGCTACAAGGACCCGTACTCGGGGCAGAGCGTTTCCCTGTTCCAGGCCCTGAAGAAGGGCCTCATCCCCAAGGAGCAGGGTCTGCGCCTGCTAGATGCCCAACTCTCCACAGGTGGCATTGTGGATCCCAGCAGGAGCCACCGTGTGCCTCTGGATGTTGCTTGTGCCCGGGGTTACCTGGACAAGGAGACCAGCAAAGCTTTGTTGGCACCCAGGGATGACGCCAAGACTTACTACGACCCCAGTACACGGGAGCCTGTCACCTATGGCCAGCTCCAGCAGCAGTGCCGGCCCGACCAGCTGACGGGTCTGAGCCTGCTGCCGCTCTCAGAGAAGGCCGCCCGGGCCCGGCAGGAGGAGATCTACTCTGAGCTCCAGGCCCGTGAGACCTTCCAGAAGACCACGGTCGAGGTGCCTATGGGCAGCTTCCAGGGCAGGACAGTGACCATCTGGGAGCTGATCAGCTCTGAGTACTTCACAGAGGAACAGAGGCTGGAGCTGCTGCGTCAGTTCCGTACAGGCAAGGTCACTGTGGAGAAGATCATTAAGATTGTCATCACCATCGTGGAAGAGGTGGAGACTGTGCGGCGTGAGAAACTCTCCTTCAGTGGTCTCCGTGCCCCGGTGCCGGCCAGTGAACTCTTGGCTGCTGGGGTCCTCAGCAGTGCTCAGTTTGAGCAGCTCAAGGACGGCAAGACATCGGTCAAGGATCTGTCGGAGGTGGACTCTGTGCGGACGCTCCTCCAGGGCACTGGTTGCCTCGCTGGCATCTACTTGGAGGACTCCAAAGAGAAGGTGACCATCTACGAGGCCATGCGGCGTGGCCTGCTCAGGCCCAGCACGGCCGCGCTCCTGCTTGAGGCCCAGGCAGCCACCGGCTTCCTGGTGGACCCTGTGCGGAACCAGCGCCTGTATGTCCACGAGGCCGTGAAAGCGGGCATCGTGGGCCCCGAGCTGCACGAGAAGCTGCTATCGGCTGAGAAGGCCGTCACCGGCTACAAGGACCCGTACTCGGGTAACACCATCTCCCTGTTCCAGGCCATGAAGAAGGGCCTTGTCCTCAGAGACCACGGCATCCGCCTGCTGGAGGCCCAGATCGCCACGGGCGGCATCATCGACCCGGTGCACAGCCACCGCGTGCCCGTGCACGTGGCCTACCAGCGCGGCTACTTTGACGAGGAAATGAACCGCGTCCTGGCAGACCCGAGCGATGACACCAAGGGCTTCTTCGACCCCAACACGCATGAAAACCTAACCTACCGGCAGCTATTGGAGCGCTGTGTGGAGGACCCCGAGACCGGCCTGCGCCTCCTGCCGCTGAAGGGGGCAGAGAAGGTGGAGGTGGTAGAGACCACGCAGGTGTATACGGAGGAGGAGACCCGGAGGGCATTTGAGGAGACGCAGATTGACATCCCGGGTGGCGGCAGCCATGGCGGCTCCACCATGTCCCTGTGGGAGGTGATGCAGTCGGACTTAATCCCCAAGGAGCAGCAGGCACGCCTCATGGCCGACTTCCAGGCTGGCCGGGTGACCAAGGAGCGCATGATCATTATCATCATTGAAATCATCGAGAAGACCGAGATCATCCGCCAGCAGAACTTGGCTTCCTATGACTACGTCCGCCGCCGCCTCACCGCCGAGGACCTATATGAGGCCCGGGTCATCTCCCGCGAGGCCTATAACCTACTCCGGGAGGGCACCAAGAGCCTCCGTGAGGTACTGGAGGCGGAGTCCGCCTGGCGCTACCTGTACGGCTCGGGCTGTGTGGCCGGCGTCTACCTCCCTGGCTCCAGGCAGACACTGACCATCTATCAGGCCCTCAGGAGGGGGCTGCTGAGCGCTGAGGTGGCCCGCTTACTGCTGGAGGCACAAGCAGCCACGGGTTTCCTTCTGGACCCAGTGAAGGGCGAGCGGCTCACCGTGGATGAGGCTGTGCGCAAGGGCCTGGTTGGCCCCGAGCTACACGACCGGCTGCTGTCAGCCGAGCGGGCCGTGACCGGCTACCGCGACCCCTACACGGAGCAGACCATCTCACTATTCCAGGCCATGAAGAAGGACCTGATCCCTGCCGAGGAGGCCTTACGGCTGCTGGATGCCCAGCTGGCCACAGGTGGCATCGTAGACCCACACCTGGGCTTCCACCTTCCACTGGAGGTAGCCTACCAGCGTGGCTACCTCAGTGTGGACACACACGACCAGCTGTCGGAGCCCAGCGAGGTGCGCGCCTACGTGGACCCGTCCACGGACGAGCGCCTGAGCTACACGCAGCTGCTCCGGCGGTGCCGCCAGGACGAGAAGAGCGGCCAGCTGCTGCTGCCGCTCTCAGACGCCCGCAAGCTGACCTTCCGTGGCCTGCGCAAGCAGATCACAGTGGAAGAGCTGGTGCGTTCGCAGGTCATGGATGAGGCCACAGCACGGCAGCTGCAGGAGGGCCTGGCCTCTGTCGAGGAGGTCACCAAGAACCTGCAGAAGTTCTTGGAGGGCACCAGCTGCATCGCCGGGGTGTTTGTCGATGCCACCAAGGAGCGGCTGTCGGTGTACCAGGCCATGAAGAAGGGCATCATCCGGCCCGGCACGGCCTTTGAGCTCCTAGAGGCCCAGGCGGCCACTGGCTACATCATCGACCCCATCAAGGGGCTCAAGCTGACCGTGGAGGAAGCTGTGCGCATGGGCATTGTGGGTCCAGAGTTCAAGGACAAGCTGCTGTCGGCCGAGCGCGCTGTCACCGGCTATAAGGACCCTTACTCTGGGAAGCTCATCTCTCTGTTCCAGGCCATGAAGAAGGGCCTGATCCTCAAGGACCACGGCATCCGCCTGCTGGAGGCCCAGATTGCCACGGGCGGCATCATTGACCCCGAGGAGAGCCACCGGCTGCCCGTGGAGGTGGCCTACAAGCGCGGCCTGTTTGACGAGGAGATGAACGAGATCCTGACCGACCCCTCAGATGACACCAAGGGCTTTTTCGACCCCAACACGGAGGAGAACCTCACCTACCTGCAGCTGATGGAGCGCTGCATCACCGACCCCCAGACGGCCCTCTGCCTCCTGCCATTGAAGGAGAAGAAGCGGGAGCGGAAGACGTCCTCCAAGTCCTCCGTGCGCAAGCGCCGCGTGGTGATCGTGGACCCTGAGACGGGCAAGGAGATGTCGGTGTATGAGGCCTACCGCAAGGGCCTGATTGACCACCAGACGTACCTGGAGTTGTCCGAGCAGGAGTGCGAGTGGGAGGAGATCACCATCTCCTCCTCGGATGGCGTGGTCAAGTCCATGATCATTGACCGCCGCTCCGGCCGCCAGTACGACATTGATGAGGCCATCACCAAGAACCTCATTGACCGCTCGGCGCTGGACCAGTACCGCGCCGGCACGCTCTCCATCACTGAGTTTGCCGACATGCTCTCGGGCAACGCCAGCGGCTTCCGCTCCCGCTCATCCTCTGTGGGGTCCTCCTCCTCCTATCCCATCAGCCCAGCCGTCTCCAGAACCCAGCTGGCCTCCTGGTCCGACCCCACTGAGGAGACGGGCCCCGTGGCCGGCATCCTGGACACAGAGACACTGGAGAAGGTGTCGATCACAGAGGCCATGCACCGGAACCTGGTGGACAACATCACCGGGCAGCGGCTGCTGGAGGCGCAGGCCTGCACCGGGGGCATCATTGACCCCAACACCGGCGAGCGCTTCCCCGTCACCGACGCCGTCAACAAGGGCTTGGTGGACAAGATCATGGTGGACCGCATCAACCTGGCCCAGAAGGCCTTCTGCGGCTTCGAGGACCCACGCACCAAGACCAAGATGTCGGCCGCCCAGGCCCTGAAGAAGGGCTGGCTCTACTACGAGGCAGGCCAGCGCTTCCTGGAGGTGCAGTACCTGACGGGAGGCCTGATCGAGCCCGACACGCCCGGCCGCGTTCCCCTGGACGAGGCCCTGCAGCGCGGCATGGTGGATGCCCGCACCGCCCAGAAGCTGCGTGACGTGGGCGCGTACTCCAAGTACCTCACTTGCCCCAAGACCAAGCTCAAGATCTCCTACAAGGACGCGCTAGACCGCAGCATGGTGGAGGACGGCACGGGGCTGCGGCTGCTGGAGGCTGCTGCCCAGTCCAGCAAGGGCTATTACAGCCCCTACAGCGTCAGCGGCTCTGGCTCGACGACCGGCTCCCGCACCGGCTCGCGCACTGGCTCCCGAGCCGGTTCCCGCCGGGGCAGCTTTGATGCCACCGGCTCCGGCTTCTCCATgaccttctcttcctcctcctactCCTCCTCGGGCTACGGCCGCCGCTATGCATCAGGGCCCACGTCCTCCGTGGGGGGCCCCGAGTCTGCTGCAGCCTGAAGCCTGCCTGccccccccacctgccctcctgcTCTGCATGTGGCCAGGCTCCCCGCCCAGGCGCTGGCTCTTTCTTTGCTGTTTAAAGGTGTCTTCCTCCTAAGCGGTGCCTAAAGTTTAACCAAAAAGACCAgactaatatattaatatatacatgcTGTCCAGACAGCTTATGTCTTGGGGGACAGGGTCGATCCAGCCACACTGACCACCTCTCCCCCAGGCCCCTCCTCTCTACCTGCCACTCACCACAGCCAGGTGCCTTGGAGGGTCCAGAGCCAGGCCCCCAACTTAGCCCTCCCATCTTCCCAGGGAGGGGTCTACTTGGTGGAGGTCCCCTGCCCTACAGGCCGGCCACACCCAACGACCAACCAATCCTAGCTGCTTTGGGCGGCCTGTCACTAGCAGGGCTCTCAGGGCCTCCATTTTTCATCTGTTTCCAGAACTGACCTGTTGGCTCAGTGGGCCTTGCCAGGGACGGAGGGGACCTGGGCCAGCCATCTCTTCCAGCCTGCCCAGAGAAGCCCCTCCCCCATGGGAAGGTGAGGGTCCAGTCCGCAGAACCAGCCTGGGCCCAGGTCCTGCACAGCCCCTAACCCCCAACACTCTCCTGAGACCCCAGGCCTCTGGCTTCAGCCTTTTAGCCTCAGCTCCCTAGTAAGTGCCTTCTGTGTCCCCCTCGTACCCCAGGCCCCAAGGACCCAGGCCTGAGGTGGGAGATACACCCTCCTGGTGAATCTCGGGTGTGCTGGTTCTTCTCCCCCATGGACTCCGTGGCCCATTGAGCCTGGGGTGCTGCCTGCCTGTCTCTCCAGGGAGCTCAGCCCTTCATTGGTCCCAGGGACACTGGCTGGATGGTCTGTGCCAACCCAGGCAGCCCAGCCCAGTCCCTGCCCCACCGAGCCCCCAGTCTTGGTGACTTTCACCCCTGCCTCTACCCTCTGACTGTGCTTTGCATGTTCCACTAACCTGGGCAGGTGGTGGGTGGAGGCGCCAGGCTTCCGGCTGCCTCCGTGAGGGCAGAACACTAACCTGACCATGGGCGGGCCTGTGGTGCCCGCCCCAATAAAAGCAATTCCACCCTCCTGTGGGTCCTGCGTCACTCTTTTGTCCTGGGGTCAAGTGTGCGTTGAGGTACGGTGGATGCTACAGCCCCGGGCTCGGAGTTTGGCTGCTGTGTCCTGGCCCAGGGCAGAGGAGCTGGGCCTCAGCGAAGACATTGGCCTGAGGCCACATGTCTCAGGCCAGAGAAACCCAGGTGAGCAGGCCTGAGCAGAGGCCAGGCGGAGGCTGGACCAGCTGCTGGCCATTCCCCGCCCTGCTGTCAGTTCAGGTGATGACCTGTCACTGCACAGCCCCTTCGGCTGGGTTTGTGATCGGCACTTCTGAGGTGGGGTGTCACATGCCCTCATATCAGTCTGCCATCAGCTGTGCCCCCCACCGCAGTGTGGAAATAAGCTGGTTCCCATCAGCCAAGGGTGGCCCTTCAGAGGAGGGTGTTGGGAGCCGGAGCAGAGCCTCAGCCCCCTGCTGGCGTCACCCTGGCCCCTCCGGTCCACTTGCCCCTCACATTTGTATTACAGCCTCTCTAGGTTTCTTCCTGGGAAAACTTAGAAGGAGGGTGAGTGGACACCTACAGCCCCCTAAGCCCCTGGTCCTGAGGCCACAAGTGATGCTCATCTCCTGCTTTGCCCGGGGCAGGTGGCGACCAGACCCTCATCTTTGGGGTCTGTGTTGTGGTGACCATGCCCCTGTCGGGCTCTGCTCGCCTTGACCACTTACAGTTGAAGCTAGTTCAGAAATACTGAGGTGCCCTGGACTGTGGCCTACCTCCACGTGACGGTCAGGACCATCCCTGCCAGGATGGTGACTGCCTGGCCTGCTGGTCCACTGGAATAAAGAACTGTCATGGTGGCAGCCATAGCTGTAAGTTGAGTGTGACACTTTCTCACTGTGTCTCAGGTGGTGGTGTTTTTCTTCTGGAGACCAGGACTATTATGTTCTCACAGCCTTTTAGAGGAGGTCTCAGAGTCGCTGCTATCTGTGCTTGTGCTGTTCTCGGGGGGCCTGAGAAAGCTTCCACTTCATGGGCTCTGGCTCTGAGACCTGGCTGAGACGGGGAAGCAGACCCATGATTATATTTTCATTGATAACGTTGAtgtagaattttctttttgttctatatGTAATAAGCTAGTGGCTTTCAAAGCATGGCCCCTGGACCACCAGCACCAGGACCACCTGGGAGCTCGTGAGATGCACAGTCTcgaccccaccccaggccctttGAACTAGAAACTCTGGGGCTTGACCCAGCTACTCATGTTTTAAGCCCTGCAGGTGATTGGCAGGAGCTAGAGAACTACTTGTCAGCTGCCCCTCACTGGCTGCCCATCTCTTTCATGTCTCAGGGCTACATGCTCTGTAAGCTGTCCTCGTATATCCCCATGGACCAGGCTCTCCGGCTGCCATTTCACCCTTCCCGTCTGTGTTcagctggggctgctgtaacaagtacTGCAGACTGGGGACtgaaaaaaacagatattttttcacagttctggaagctagaagtcttgAGTTCAAactgtgggcagggctggttcctgctga
Above is a window of Rhinolophus sinicus isolate RSC01 linkage group LG12, ASM3656204v1, whole genome shotgun sequence DNA encoding:
- the PLEC gene encoding plectin isoform X29, whose protein sequence is MEPSGGLFPSLVVVGHVVTLAAVWHWRRGRRRVQDEQDERDRVQKKTFTKWVNKHLIKHWKAEAQRHISDLYEDLRDGHNLISLLEVLSGDSLPRERDIIRSSRLPREKGRMRFHKLQNVQIALDYLRHRQVKLVNIRNDDIADGNPKLTLGLIWTIILHFQISDIQVSGQSEDMTAKEKLLLWSQRMVEGYQGLRCDNFTSSWRDGRLFNAIIHRHKPMLIDMNKVYRQTNLENLDQAFSVAERDLGVTRLLDPEDVDVPQPDEKSIITYVSSLYDAMPRVPDVQDGVKANELQLRWQEYRELVLLLLQWIRHHTASFEERRFPSSFEEIEILWCQFLKFKETELPAKEADKNRSKGIYQSLEGAVNAGQLKMPPGYHPLDVEKEWGKLHVAILEREKQLRSEFERLESLQRIVSKLQMEAGLCEEQLNQADALLQSDIRLLATGKAAQRAGEVERDLDKADHMLRILFNDVQSLKDGRHPQGEQMYRRVYRLHERLVAIRTEYNLRLKAGVAAPVTQVTQVTQSTQSTQRRPELEDSTLRYLHDLLAWVEENQRRVDSAEWGVDLPSVEAQLGSHRGLHQSIEEFRAKIERARTDEGQLAPAIRGTYRDCLGRLDLQFAKLLNSSKARLRSLESLHGFVAAATKELMWLSEREEEEVGFDWSERNANMAAKKESYSALMRELELKEKKIKEIQSTGDRLLREDHPARPTVESFQAALQTQWSWMLQLCCCIEAHLKENTAYFQFFSDVREAEEQLRKLQETLRRKYTCDRSITVTRLEDLLQDAQDEKDQLSEYRGHLSGLAKRAKAIVQLKPRTAVHPTRGSIPLLAVCDYKQVEVTVHKGDKCQMVGPAQPFHWKVVSSCGSEAAVPSVCFLVPPPNQEAQEAVSRLEAQHQALVTLWQQLHVDMKSLLAWQNFSRDLQLIRSWSLVTFRTLKPEEQRQALRALELHYQAFLRDSQDASSFGPEDRLQAEREYSSCSRHYQQLLQSLEQGEQEESRCQRCISELKDIRLQLEACETRTVHRLRLPLDKEPARECAQRIAEQQKAQAEVEGLGKGVARLSAEAEKVLALPEPSPAAPTLRSELELTLGKLEQVRSLSAIYLEKLKTISLVIRSTQGAEDVLRVHEEQLKEAQAVPATLPELEATKAALKKLRAQAEAQQPVFDALRDELRGAQEVGEQLQQRHGERDVEVERWRERVTQLLERWQAVLAQTDVRQRELEQLGRQLRYYRESADPLGAWLQDAKQRQEKIQAVPLANSQAVREQLRQEKALLEEIERHREKVEECQRFAKQYINAIKDYELQLVTYKAQLEPVASPAKKPKVQSGSESVIQEYVDLRTRYSELTTLTSQYIKFISETLRRMEEEERLAEQQRAEERERLAEVEAALEKQRQLAEAHAQAKAQAEREAQELQRRMQEEVVRREEAAVDAQQQKRSIQEELEHLRQSSDAEIQAKARQVEAAERSRLRIEEEIRVVRLQLENTERQRGGAEDELQALRARAEEAEAQKRQAQEEAERLRRQVKDETQRKRQAEAELALRVKAEAEAAREKQRALQALEELRLQAEEADRRLRQAEVERARQVQVALETAQRSAAVELQSKRASFAEKTAQLERTLQEEHVTVTQLREEAERHAQQQAQAERAREEAERELERWQLKANEALRLRLQAEEVAQQKSLAQAEAEKQKEEAEREARRRGKAEEQAVRQRELAEQELEKQRQLAEGTAQQRLAAEQELIRLRAETEQGEQQRQLLEEELARLQREAAAATQKRQELEAELAKVRAEMEVLLASKARAEEESRSTSEKSKQRLETEASRFRELAEEAARLRALAEEAKRQRQLAEEDAARQRAEAERVLAEKLAAISEATRLKTEAEIALKEKEAENERLRRLAEDEAFQRRRLEEQAAQHKADIEERLAQLRRASESEMERQRALVEDTLRQRRQVEEEILALKASFEKAAAGKAELELELGRIRGDAENTLRSKEQAEVEAARQRQLAAEEEQRRREAEERVQKSLAAEEEAARQRKAALEEVERLKAKVEEARRLRERAEQESARQLQLAQDAAQKRLQAEEKAHAFAVQQKEQELQQTLQQEQSMLERLRGEAEAARSAAEEAEEARERAEREAAQSRRQVEEAERLKQAAEEQAQARAQAQAAAEKLRKEAEQEAARRTQAEQAALRQKQAADAEMEKHKKFAEQTLRQKAQVEQELTTLRLQLEETDHQKGILDEELQRLKAEVTEATRQRGQVEEELFSVRVQMEELGKLKARIEAENRALILRDKDNTQRFLEEEAEKMKQVAEEAARLSVAAQEAARLRQLAEEDLAQQRALAEKMLKEKMQAVQEATRLKAEAQLLQQQKELAQEQARRLQEDKEQMAQQLVQETQGFQRTLEAERQRQLEMSAEAERLKLRVAEMSRAQARAEEDAQRFRKQAEEIGEKLHRTELATQEKVTLVQTLEIQRQQSDQDADRLREAIAELEREKEKLREEARSLQLKSEEMQTVQQEQLLQETQALQQSFLSEKDSLLQRERFIEQEKAKLERLFQDEVAKAQELREEQRRQQQQMEQEKQQLLASMEEARRQQREAEEGVRRKQEELQRLEQQRQQQEKLLAEENQRLRERLQQLEEEHRAALAHSQVVASKILPNGRDAPDGPATDAEPEHAFDGLRRKVPAQRLQEVGILSMEEVQRLEQGHTTVAQLSQREDVRRYLQGRSSIAGLLLEPTGEKLSVYAALQRQLLSPGTALILLEAQAASGFLLDPVRNRRLTVNEAVKEGLVGPELHHKLLSAERAVTGYKDPYTGEQISLFQAMKKDLIVRDHGIRLLEAQIATGGIIDPVHSHRVPVHVAYQRGYFDEEMNRVLADPSDDTKGFFDPNTHENLTYLQLMERCVEDSETGLRLLPLTDQAAKGGELVYTDSEARDVFEKATVSAPFGKFQGRTVTIWELINSEYFTAEQRRDLLRQFRTGKVTVEKIIKIVITVVEEHEQKGQLCFEGLRALVPAAELLDSQVINRDLYRQLQRGERSVQEVAEVDAVRQALRGTNVIAGVWLEEAGQKLSIYEALKKELLQPEVAVALLEAQAGTGHIIDPATSARLTVDDAVRAGLVGPELHEKLLSAEKAVTGYKDPYSGQSVSLFQALKKGLIPKEQGLRLLDAQLSTGGIVDPSRSHRVPLDVACARGYLDKETSKALLAPRDDAKTYYDPSTREPVTYGQLQQQCRPDQLTGLSLLPLSEKAARARQEEIYSELQARETFQKTTVEVPMGSFQGRTVTIWELISSEYFTEEQRLELLRQFRTGKVTVEKIIKIVITIVEEVETVRREKLSFSGLRAPVPASELLAAGVLSSAQFEQLKDGKTSVKDLSEVDSVRTLLQGTGCLAGIYLEDSKEKVTIYEAMRRGLLRPSTAALLLEAQAATGFLVDPVRNQRLYVHEAVKAGIVGPELHEKLLSAEKAVTGYKDPYSGNTISLFQAMKKGLVLRDHGIRLLEAQIATGGIIDPVHSHRVPVHVAYQRGYFDEEMNRVLADPSDDTKGFFDPNTHENLTYRQLLERCVEDPETGLRLLPLKGAEKVEVVETTQVYTEEETRRAFEETQIDIPGGGSHGGSTMSLWEVMQSDLIPKEQQARLMADFQAGRVTKERMIIIIIEIIEKTEIIRQQNLASYDYVRRRLTAEDLYEARVISREAYNLLREGTKSLREVLEAESAWRYLYGSGCVAGVYLPGSRQTLTIYQALRRGLLSAEVARLLLEAQAATGFLLDPVKGERLTVDEAVRKGLVGPELHDRLLSAERAVTGYRDPYTEQTISLFQAMKKDLIPAEEALRLLDAQLATGGIVDPHLGFHLPLEVAYQRGYLSVDTHDQLSEPSEVRAYVDPSTDERLSYTQLLRRCRQDEKSGQLLLPLSDARKLTFRGLRKQITVEELVRSQVMDEATARQLQEGLASVEEVTKNLQKFLEGTSCIAGVFVDATKERLSVYQAMKKGIIRPGTAFELLEAQAATGYIIDPIKGLKLTVEEAVRMGIVGPEFKDKLLSAERAVTGYKDPYSGKLISLFQAMKKGLILKDHGIRLLEAQIATGGIIDPEESHRLPVEVAYKRGLFDEEMNEILTDPSDDTKGFFDPNTEENLTYLQLMERCITDPQTALCLLPLKEKKRERKTSSKSSVRKRRVVIVDPETGKEMSVYEAYRKGLIDHQTYLELSEQECEWEEITISSSDGVVKSMIIDRRSGRQYDIDEAITKNLIDRSALDQYRAGTLSITEFADMLSGNASGFRSRSSSVGSSSSYPISPAVSRTQLASWSDPTEETGPVAGILDTETLEKVSITEAMHRNLVDNITGQRLLEAQACTGGIIDPNTGERFPVTDAVNKGLVDKIMVDRINLAQKAFCGFEDPRTKTKMSAAQALKKGWLYYEAGQRFLEVQYLTGGLIEPDTPGRVPLDEALQRGMVDARTAQKLRDVGAYSKYLTCPKTKLKISYKDALDRSMVEDGTGLRLLEAAAQSSKGYYSPYSVSGSGSTTGSRTGSRTGSRAGSRRGSFDATGSGFSMTFSSSSYSSSGYGRRYASGPTSSVGGPESAAA